A stretch of the Clavibacter sp. B3I6 genome encodes the following:
- a CDS encoding AMP-binding protein, with translation MRRLERLTASGADVVPLLRAALAGDGPALLARPVDAPHGDGPPPPAEVERRVALVVETSGTTRRPKRVALSADALLASAAASQTALGAPGQWMLALPTHYIAGLQVLVRSIAAGTAPAVLAPGSFDPRAFAELAATLDARVASYTSLVPTQLHRLVEAAEGVGGLDGTTAGDADARRVRDAVRRLDAILVGGQATPPHLVGRAAALGWRVVRTYGSSETAGGCVYDGVPVSTAEVAVVEGQVELAGPMLAEGYLGDPAATDAVFGEHDGRRWYRTGDGGELADGVLRVTGRLDDVVISGGEKLRLAAVEEAVRSLAAWHGALGEAVVVPGENAGWGQRPVVFAPGSVDPALGERVRQELAARLGRVAGSAAVRGIAVMPTLPSGKPDRRALRARADADPGA, from the coding sequence GTGAGGAGGCTCGAGCGGCTGACCGCGAGCGGCGCCGACGTCGTGCCGCTCCTCCGCGCCGCGCTCGCGGGCGACGGCCCGGCGCTGCTCGCCCGGCCGGTCGACGCGCCCCATGGCGACGGCCCGCCGCCGCCGGCCGAGGTGGAGCGCCGGGTCGCCCTGGTCGTGGAGACGTCCGGCACGACCCGGCGGCCCAAGCGCGTGGCCCTGTCGGCGGACGCGCTGCTGGCGAGCGCCGCCGCGTCGCAGACGGCGCTCGGGGCGCCGGGGCAGTGGATGCTAGCGCTGCCGACCCACTACATCGCCGGCCTGCAGGTGCTGGTGCGGTCCATCGCGGCGGGCACGGCGCCGGCGGTCCTCGCGCCCGGCAGCTTCGACCCGCGCGCCTTCGCGGAGCTCGCGGCGACGCTCGACGCGCGCGTGGCGTCGTACACGTCGCTGGTGCCGACGCAGCTGCACCGGCTGGTCGAGGCGGCCGAGGGCGTCGGCGGCCTCGACGGGACGACGGCCGGTGACGCCGATGCGCGCCGCGTCCGCGACGCCGTACGGCGGCTCGACGCGATCCTCGTCGGCGGCCAGGCGACCCCGCCGCACCTGGTCGGCCGCGCGGCCGCGCTGGGGTGGCGCGTGGTGCGCACCTACGGATCCAGCGAGACCGCGGGCGGCTGCGTCTACGACGGCGTGCCCGTGTCGACGGCCGAGGTCGCGGTCGTCGAGGGCCAGGTCGAGCTGGCCGGGCCCATGCTCGCGGAGGGCTACCTCGGCGATCCCGCCGCGACCGACGCCGTGTTCGGCGAGCACGACGGGCGCCGCTGGTACCGCACCGGGGACGGCGGCGAGCTGGCCGACGGCGTGCTGCGCGTCACCGGGCGGCTCGACGACGTGGTCATCTCGGGCGGGGAGAAGCTCCGGCTGGCCGCCGTCGAGGAGGCCGTGCGCTCCCTCGCCGCCTGGCACGGCGCCCTCGGCGAGGCCGTCGTCGTGCCGGGCGAGAACGCGGGCTGGGGGCAGCGGCCGGTCGTGTTCGCGCCCGGATCCGTCGACCCGGCGCTGGGGGAGCGCGTGCGGCAGGAGCTCGCGGCGCGCCTCGGCCGGGTCGCCGGATCCGCGGCCGTGCGCGGCATCGCGGTCATGCCGACGCTGCCGTCCGGCAAGCCCGACCGGCGTGCGCTGCGGGCGCGGGCCGACGCGGATCCGGGCGCCTGA
- a CDS encoding 1,4-dihydroxy-2-naphthoyl-CoA synthase: MVKQVSDIHDPTRWRDVPLAEGFTDITYHHDLAGRVARIAFDRPEVRNAFRPRTVDELYQALDDARQDPRIGVVLLTGNGPSPKDGGWAFCSGGDQRIRGRDGYKYGEGETAEGVDPARAGRLHILEVQRLIRFMPKVVIAVVPGWAAGGGHSLHVVCDLTIASAEHGRFKQTDADVGSFDGGYGSAYFARQVGQKAAREVFFLAEEHSAQRMYEMGAVNRVVPHAELESTALDWAETILGKSPTAIRMLKYAFNAVDDGMVGQQIFAGEATRLAYGTDEAVEGRDSFLEKRAPDWSPFPWQF; this comes from the coding sequence ATGGTGAAGCAGGTCTCCGACATCCACGATCCCACCCGCTGGCGCGACGTGCCCCTCGCGGAGGGCTTCACCGACATCACGTACCACCACGACCTCGCGGGACGCGTCGCCCGCATCGCGTTCGACCGGCCCGAGGTGCGCAACGCCTTCCGGCCCCGCACCGTCGACGAGCTGTACCAGGCGCTCGACGACGCCCGCCAGGACCCGCGCATCGGCGTCGTGCTGCTCACGGGCAACGGCCCGAGCCCGAAGGACGGCGGCTGGGCGTTCTGCAGCGGCGGCGACCAGCGGATCCGCGGGCGCGACGGCTACAAGTACGGCGAGGGCGAGACCGCGGAGGGCGTCGACCCGGCGCGCGCGGGCCGCCTGCACATCCTCGAGGTCCAGCGCCTCATCCGCTTCATGCCGAAGGTCGTCATCGCGGTCGTCCCCGGCTGGGCCGCGGGCGGCGGGCACTCGCTGCACGTGGTGTGCGACCTCACGATCGCGTCGGCCGAGCACGGCCGCTTCAAGCAGACGGACGCCGACGTCGGGTCGTTCGACGGCGGGTACGGATCCGCGTACTTCGCCCGCCAGGTGGGGCAGAAGGCCGCGCGCGAGGTGTTCTTCCTCGCCGAGGAGCACAGCGCGCAGCGCATGTACGAGATGGGCGCCGTGAACCGGGTCGTGCCGCACGCGGAGCTCGAGTCCACCGCGCTCGACTGGGCCGAGACGATCCTCGGGAAGTCGCCCACGGCGATCCGCATGCTCAAGTACGCCTTCAACGCGGTGGACGACGGCATGGTCGGCCAGCAGATCTTCGCGGGCGAGGCCACGCGCCTCGCCTACGGGACGGACGAGGCCGTCGAGGGGCGCGACTCCTTCCTCGAGAAGCGCGCGCCCGACTGGTCGCCGTTCCCATGGCAGTTCTGA